A section of the Macadamia integrifolia cultivar HAES 741 chromosome 9, SCU_Mint_v3, whole genome shotgun sequence genome encodes:
- the LOC122088617 gene encoding plasmodesmata-located protein 2-like, with translation MGFIAKPFCLLSFTLFLLAGFEFLPSVKTASDITTFVYKGCSSQSFSDPSYSQSLSALFSSLTAQASQEAFFKTSTGGSLLTIYGLFQCRGDLSNNDCYNCVSKLPAMANRLCGNSVAARIQLYGCYMLYEVSGFPDISGLQLLYKTCSSSQASGSGFVQLRDTAFSVLESGVASNNGFYTTSYQSVYVLAQCEGDLGSADCGKCVQAAVQNAQAECGSSTSGQVYLQMCFISYSYRPNGGSRKSSSGIGQNTGKTIAIVVGGAAALGFLVICLMFIRSLKKKHDDY, from the exons ATGGGTTTTATCGCAAAACCCTTTTGCCTTCTCTCCTTCACTCTGTTCCTCTTAGCAGGTTTTGAGTTCCTCCCATCTGTCAAAACCGCTTCAGATATCACTACTTTTGTTTACAAGGGTTGTTCAAGTCAGTCATTCTCCGACCCCAGTTATTCCCAATCCCTCTCTGCgcttttctcttctctcacaGCTCAAGCCTCCCAAGAGGCCTTCTTCAAAACAAGCACAGGTGGAAGCCTACTCACCATTTATGGTCTCTTTCAATGCAGAGGAGATCTCAGTAACAATGATTGTTACAACTGCGTGAGCAAGCTCCCTGCAATGGCGAATCGCCTTTGCGGAAATTCCGTGGCCGCACGGATTCAACTCTACGGTTGTTACATGCTCTATGAGGTTTCTGGGTTTCCCGATATTTCTGGTTTGCAGTTGCTCTACAAGACATGTAGTTCTTCACAGGCTTCAGGGAGCGGCTTTGTGCAGTTGAGAGACACGGCATTTTCAGTTCTTGAAAGTGGTGTGGCGAGCAATAATGGATTCTACACTACGAGTTATCAATCCGTGTATGTGTTGGCTCAGTGTGAAGGGGATTTGGGGTCTGCAGATTGTGGGAAATGCGTGCAAGCTGCTGTGCAGAATGCTCAAGCTGAATGTGGAAGCTCCACCTCTGGTCAAGTTTATCTTCAGATGTGCTTTATAAGCTATAGTTACCGACCAAATGGGGGCTCAAGGAAATCTTCTTCAG GTATAGGGCAAAATACAGGGAAGACTATAGCAATTGTTGTGGGAGGGGCAGCAGCCTTGGGATTTCTAGTCATATGCTTGATGTTCATTAGATCTTTGAAGAAGAAACATGATG ATTATTGA